The following is a genomic window from Alkaliphilus sp. B6464.
GCATATATACATGATTATCATAAGCTCTAGCCTTATTAACCATCTCCCAAATTTCATAGCTTCTTAATAAGGCTGAAGGTCTTGTAATAATTTCTGCTCCCTTTAGAGCTAATACTCTAGAAAGCTCTGGGAAATCTCCATCATAGCAAATAATCATACCGATCTTACCAAGTTTTGTATCAACTACCACTGTACTGTTTCCTGGAGTTGTCCAACCGCCTCCTCCCAAACGTTCTGTTGGAAATGGATGGGTTTTTCTATAGTTAGCTAAAATTTCTCCTGTATCATCAATTAGTACAGAGCTATTTAAAACAACATTTTTTTCTTGACCACGCTCATAAAGAGGTAGTACAACGTGAACCCCTAATTCCTTGGCTAGCCTTTGAATTTGCTCTGTATGCCCTCCCGGAATTGGCTGAAGTATTTCATAGAATTCTTCTATAGGCATATTAGGAGCGAATCCCGTTGTAATAGACTCTGGAAATACCACCAGTTCTGCCTCATATTCTTTAACTGCTTTTTCTAACCAATGACAACATTTATCGATATTAAGTTGAATCTGATTTGGCTCTACTGCGATCTGTACGCAGGCTGCTATATGTTCTTTCATAACACAACCTCCTATTAGTAATTTATCTATGTACTTCCTAAAATAAGATAACAAATCATAATTTAATAATAGCCCGCACCAGGGCGGGCAATTATTAAATATATATTTTTTAAATTAAGCTTGTTCTTCAAATGCAACAATTCTGCACATAGCAGACTCTCCACC
Proteins encoded in this region:
- a CDS encoding carbon-nitrogen hydrolase family protein — encoded protein: MKEHIAACVQIAVEPNQIQLNIDKCCHWLEKAVKEYEAELVVFPESITTGFAPNMPIEEFYEILQPIPGGHTEQIQRLAKELGVHVVLPLYERGQEKNVVLNSSVLIDDTGEILANYRKTHPFPTERLGGGGWTTPGNSTVVVDTKLGKIGMIICYDGDFPELSRVLALKGAEIITRPSALLRSYEIWEMVNKARAYDNHVYMLAANAVGPDAGKNYYFGHSMIISPIAQTLALARGTEEIIAAKLDPNPIKDISYGTKSPMIFDHLEDRNVRAYEGILQEGKSSFEPARRIPYK